Proteins from a genomic interval of Chroococcidiopsis thermalis PCC 7203:
- a CDS encoding nuclear transport factor 2 family protein codes for MTANLLNREIFRRSPMGKILNSLSACLLVPVLLALSVIVSSNRTVAQAPVQTPPASTPTNAPQPQPPVPLNAPAELTNIIAQIDAAANQRNINEVLKFYSPNFTHSDGLTRQSMTQALTALWKSYPQLKYQTQLLSWQPQGRATIAETVTKITGTQPQAVGNTLLDATIRSKQRYENGQIVQQEILSEQSQIKTGDKPPTVEVKLPQQVKPGQQYNFDAVVREPLGDDYLLGAAIEEPIRPDNFANPARVDLELLSSGGLFKIGRAPIKPDRYWVSAVLIRGDGMTLVTQRLNVVGKNPPAAQKP; via the coding sequence ATGACAGCTAACTTGCTCAATCGGGAAATATTTAGGCGATCGCCAATGGGTAAAATCTTGAATTCTCTGTCTGCTTGCTTGTTAGTTCCAGTACTGCTAGCACTCTCTGTCATAGTCTCAAGCAACCGTACCGTTGCCCAAGCTCCAGTACAAACCCCGCCAGCATCCACCCCCACTAATGCGCCTCAGCCTCAGCCACCAGTACCGCTCAACGCACCCGCAGAACTGACAAACATAATTGCGCAAATTGATGCGGCTGCCAACCAACGCAACATTAATGAGGTATTAAAGTTTTATAGTCCCAATTTCACTCATTCCGATGGCTTAACGCGCCAAAGCATGACACAAGCTTTAACTGCCCTATGGAAGAGTTACCCGCAGCTCAAGTATCAGACGCAACTGCTCTCATGGCAACCTCAAGGCAGGGCTACGATCGCAGAGACGGTGACTAAGATTACTGGCACGCAGCCGCAAGCGGTTGGTAATACGCTACTCGATGCCACCATTAGATCTAAACAGAGGTACGAGAACGGTCAAATCGTACAGCAGGAAATTCTTTCCGAGCAAAGTCAAATTAAAACTGGAGACAAACCGCCAACGGTAGAAGTCAAACTACCGCAGCAGGTAAAACCCGGGCAGCAATATAACTTTGATGCAGTCGTGCGAGAACCATTAGGCGACGATTATCTCCTCGGTGCGGCGATCGAAGAACCAATTAGACCCGATAATTTTGCAAATCCGGCGCGGGTGGATCTAGAGTTACTCTCATCCGGCGGACTATTTAAAATCGGTCGCGCTCCCATCAAACCCGATCGCTACTGGGTTTCTGCCGTACTCATCCGAGGCGATGGCATGACACTGGTAACTCAGCGCCTTAATGTAGTCGGCAAAAATCCACCTGCGGCGCAGAAGCCATAG
- a CDS encoding SDR family oxidoreductase, protein MVSVRHQIVLITGASSGIGEATAQIFAQAGAKLILVARRQERLAQLADDLNKEFASDIHTMQLDVRDRTSIESALAQLPSEFSAIDVLINNAGLSRGLDKLYQGSYQDWEEMIDTNIKGLLYFTRAIVPGMVSRGRGHVVNLGSIAGHQTYPNGNVYCATKAAVKAISEGLKQDLLGTPVRVTSVDPGMVETEFSQVRFHGDTERGNQVYQGLKPLTPEDVADVIFFCVTRSPHVNISEVLMMPVDQSSSTLFNRRG, encoded by the coding sequence ATGGTTTCAGTCCGACATCAGATTGTATTAATTACGGGTGCAAGTAGTGGCATTGGTGAAGCGACAGCGCAAATATTTGCCCAAGCTGGTGCTAAGTTAATCTTAGTAGCCCGTCGTCAAGAACGATTAGCACAATTGGCAGACGATCTTAATAAAGAATTTGCCAGCGATATACATACTATGCAGTTGGACGTGCGCGATCGCACCAGTATAGAATCGGCTTTAGCTCAGTTGCCGTCTGAATTCTCCGCGATTGACGTTTTAATTAACAATGCTGGTCTGAGTCGCGGTTTAGACAAGCTCTATCAAGGCAGTTACCAAGATTGGGAAGAAATGATCGATACCAATATCAAAGGGTTACTTTACTTTACCCGTGCGATCGTCCCAGGAATGGTAAGTCGCGGACGGGGACATGTTGTCAACCTCGGCTCGATCGCAGGACATCAAACTTATCCTAACGGTAATGTCTATTGTGCTACTAAAGCCGCCGTCAAAGCAATTTCTGAAGGCTTAAAACAAGACTTACTGGGGACTCCCGTGCGGGTTACATCCGTCGATCCTGGGATGGTAGAGACGGAATTCAGCCAAGTTCGATTTCACGGCGATACCGAACGAGGAAATCAAGTGTATCAGGGACTCAAACCCCTCACGCCAGAAGACGTAGCCGATGTCATTTTCTTCTGCGTCACGCGATCGCCCCACGTGAATATCAGCGAAGTTTTGATGATGCCCGTGGATCAGTCGAGTTCGACTTTGTTTAATCGAAGGGGTTAG
- a CDS encoding thylakoid membrane photosystem I accumulation factor → MNFFQLQSPPNATRRWRRLLTKLLLLFVVFSYCLGIPSALAGINDDNYEGNVFVLYGGNASLVPPKTTLEKSMAASDRATLLVLYLDDCSDCKQYASAVSRMQAFYGRATDIIPVNVDTILPELTYKPTEPGYYYKGAVPQVIVFDKAGKVVLNETGQVPYERVDDTLREVFDLLPRTESSELKRRSFNEFSSEVTE, encoded by the coding sequence ATGAATTTTTTTCAGCTCCAGTCACCTCCAAACGCGACACGTCGATGGAGACGATTGTTGACTAAGTTGTTATTACTATTCGTCGTATTTTCGTACTGCCTGGGAATACCCTCTGCCCTAGCAGGAATCAACGACGACAATTATGAGGGGAACGTTTTTGTGTTGTATGGTGGAAATGCCTCACTAGTACCACCAAAAACAACGTTAGAAAAATCTATGGCAGCAAGCGATCGCGCCACGCTGCTAGTGTTGTACTTAGACGATTGCAGCGATTGTAAGCAGTATGCTTCAGCAGTATCGCGGATGCAAGCCTTCTACGGTCGGGCAACAGATATCATTCCTGTCAATGTAGACACCATTTTACCGGAATTGACCTACAAGCCCACCGAACCTGGCTACTACTACAAGGGTGCAGTTCCGCAAGTTATTGTATTCGACAAAGCGGGTAAAGTCGTCCTGAATGAAACAGGGCAAGTTCCTTACGAACGAGTAGATGACACCCTGCGAGAAGTATTTGACTTATTACCCCGTACCGAATCATCTGAGTTGAAACGCCGCTCTTTCAATGAATTTAGTTCTGAAGTGACGGAATAG
- a CDS encoding ArsR/SmtB family transcription factor, translating to MDAAQFQQVAKALAEPRRLEILTAIATHDELSCREIVEQFPVSQATVSHHIKELVKVGLIETRRAGQYCYYSFRAEVLSIYITQLQQLLTINIQQKSPERI from the coding sequence ATGGACGCAGCCCAATTTCAGCAAGTGGCAAAAGCTCTAGCAGAGCCACGACGATTGGAAATTCTAACAGCGATCGCTACCCATGATGAGCTATCTTGCCGAGAAATAGTCGAGCAGTTTCCTGTATCGCAAGCAACAGTTTCTCATCACATTAAGGAGTTAGTTAAAGTCGGTTTGATCGAAACTAGGCGTGCAGGGCAATACTGTTATTACAGTTTTCGTGCGGAAGTTTTGTCAATTTATATTACTCAGTTACAGCAACTTTTGACAATAAACATTCAACAAAAATCGCCGGAACGAATTTAA
- a CDS encoding efflux RND transporter periplasmic adaptor subunit — protein sequence MESSEPKASATDERKQVQDKPPGKRKPWMWLLVGLIAIGGGVGLWYLLAPKNQNANSAAQQQPPTKVRLATLESGAVSESSEYIANLESRRSVTLQPRIQGQVSRIFVRPGDRVNRGANLIQIDPEEQQAAVRSSSAAIAAAEAEVANAEATLSSLQAERLSNLSNVRFNEKEYKRYSDLADQGAVARSVADDYTNRIATAKAELNAIDKRIAAQKATVAQQEKALAEARANTQGQEAQLKYYTITAPFAGTVGRIPVKEGDFVNTSTQLTSVTENQPLEVNISVPIERGPELRQGMPVELLDGQGKRVGTSKVFFIAPNTATNTQSVLVKSLFENSQNQLRADQYVRARVIWNQRQGILVPTTAINRIGGQNFVYVAESAPQQQSQQAQSGQPQLIARQKPVKLGSIQGNNYQVLEGLKPGERIITSGLLNLRDGAPIAPES from the coding sequence ATGGAATCATCAGAACCTAAAGCATCCGCTACGGATGAGAGAAAACAAGTCCAAGACAAACCCCCAGGTAAACGCAAGCCGTGGATGTGGTTATTGGTCGGTCTAATCGCCATTGGTGGCGGAGTTGGACTATGGTATTTACTCGCACCCAAAAATCAAAACGCCAATTCAGCCGCACAGCAGCAACCGCCAACTAAGGTGAGGCTAGCCACCCTAGAATCAGGAGCAGTCAGCGAAAGTAGCGAGTATATTGCCAATTTAGAATCGCGACGATCCGTGACTTTACAGCCGAGAATTCAAGGGCAAGTCTCTCGTATTTTCGTTCGTCCGGGCGATCGCGTCAATCGAGGAGCGAACCTAATCCAGATCGATCCAGAAGAACAACAAGCAGCCGTCAGGAGTTCTAGCGCCGCGATCGCAGCTGCCGAAGCAGAAGTGGCAAATGCCGAAGCAACCCTGAGTTCCTTGCAAGCAGAACGCCTTTCCAACTTGTCGAATGTCAGATTCAACGAGAAAGAATACAAGAGATATTCTGACCTTGCCGACCAAGGAGCGGTAGCGCGATCGGTTGCGGATGATTATACCAATAGAATCGCTACGGCAAAAGCCGAACTCAATGCGATCGACAAACGCATTGCCGCTCAGAAAGCTACCGTAGCTCAACAGGAAAAAGCCTTGGCAGAAGCAAGAGCAAATACCCAAGGACAGGAAGCGCAACTGAAATACTACACGATTACCGCACCCTTTGCGGGTACAGTGGGGCGAATTCCGGTCAAAGAGGGGGATTTTGTCAACACATCAACCCAACTCACAAGCGTTACCGAGAACCAACCCCTAGAAGTCAATATCTCCGTACCCATCGAACGGGGACCAGAACTACGCCAGGGAATGCCAGTCGAGCTGCTTGACGGACAAGGCAAGCGTGTAGGGACGAGCAAGGTCTTTTTCATTGCCCCTAACACCGCTACTAATACCCAATCCGTACTCGTCAAATCTCTATTTGAAAATTCCCAAAATCAACTGCGTGCCGACCAATATGTAAGAGCGAGAGTCATTTGGAATCAACGCCAAGGCATTCTCGTTCCCACAACGGCAATTAACCGGATTGGCGGTCAAAACTTCGTCTATGTAGCAGAATCAGCACCACAACAACAGTCTCAACAGGCACAATCGGGACAACCACAGCTGATAGCACGGCAAAAACCCGTGAAATTAGGCAGCATTCAAGGTAACAATTACCAGGTTCTCGAAGGATTAAAACCCGGAGAGCGAATTATTACTTCAGGACTGCTCAACCTTAGAGACGGCGCACCGATCGCCCCTGAATCTTAA
- a CDS encoding efflux RND transporter permease subunit: protein MFVDFFIKRPVFTSVCAIIILLVGAISIPTLPAAQYPEIAPPQVQVTANYVGASAEVVEDTVTTVLEREINGVDGMRYINSSSANDGTSTITVTFEAGRDLDIAAVDVQNRVSIAEPQLPQEVRQVGVTVTKQTNNLLLGMGIFSPNKQYDNVFLSNYVDLYMVDALQRVKGVSEARIFGERRYAMRLWLDPDKLASRNLAAQDVVDAVEEQNLQVGAGQIGQPPTEDGQQYQIDLRAVGRLVDVSQFEDMVISTAPDGTLIKLSDVGRVELGAQNYSSFLRYRGQEAVGIGIFPIPGSNDLEVARNVKAEMERLSQQFPPGMEYQVAYDTTLFVEESLKEVIITLLMSVALVIAVIYLFLQDWRTTLIPVVTIPLALIGTFAFVKAFNFSINSLTLFGLTLATGMVVDDAIVVVEDISRLIQDEGMPPRQAASEAMHELFGAVIATSLVLMAVFVPVAFFPGATGQIYRQFALTIAFSITISTFLALTLTPSLAGLLLRQKPPARGPIAWVFGKFNRFLDWTRHKYERSLSFLTRIKPIVLGIFVVFLGLTAWLYQIVPTGFLPDEDQGYFITLIQGPEGASLNYTSDVMRKIETEYLKLPEVKATFAVGGFGIGGTGNTANRGAIFTPLIPWGERPGANQSAEALINRMRGVVSQFPEARILPVNPPAIRGLGSVSGFQYQLQDRQGNLPLNDLVGVMQQLMQRGNQTPGLSAVFSTFGANAPQMEIEIDRNKAKALQVDVDEILNTLQTYMGSRYVNDFNLQRRTYRVYVQADKQFRSNPEDIGKLYVRSNQTDPDQRQMIPLSNLVKVTPTTGAQSITHYNLFRSIELNGSAAPGFSTGQAMDAMAKLSAEVLPASMGYEWSGISLDETESGGQAPIIFALGLVFVFLVLAAQYENYVDPLIIMLAVPLAIFGALLAQNLRGLPNDVYCQVGLVMLIGLASKNSILIVEFANQLRDRGLSITQAAIQASQERLRPILMTALSTLLGIFPLVIAVGAGAKSRQALGTAVFGGMFVATFLSLFVVPVLYIVISNLRDRFQSRRPPQPPQQLEPSDTDVRVASESR from the coding sequence ATGTTTGTTGACTTTTTTATCAAGCGACCAGTTTTTACGAGCGTCTGCGCCATCATTATTTTGCTGGTAGGAGCGATTAGCATTCCTACCCTGCCCGCCGCTCAATATCCTGAAATTGCGCCGCCCCAAGTGCAAGTCACTGCTAACTATGTTGGGGCAAGTGCAGAAGTCGTAGAAGATACAGTAACGACAGTACTAGAACGAGAAATTAACGGCGTTGATGGGATGAGATACATCAACTCCAGTAGCGCCAACGACGGTACGAGTACGATTACAGTCACGTTTGAAGCAGGACGGGATCTCGATATTGCTGCTGTAGACGTGCAAAACCGCGTTTCGATCGCCGAACCGCAGTTGCCGCAAGAAGTGCGTCAAGTCGGCGTGACGGTGACAAAGCAGACCAACAACCTGCTGTTAGGCATGGGTATATTCTCGCCTAACAAACAATATGACAACGTTTTCTTGAGCAACTACGTCGATCTTTATATGGTCGATGCCTTGCAACGAGTCAAGGGCGTGAGCGAGGCGCGGATTTTTGGCGAACGTCGCTATGCTATGCGCCTGTGGCTAGATCCCGATAAACTCGCCAGCCGCAATTTAGCAGCACAAGATGTTGTCGATGCCGTCGAAGAACAAAACTTGCAAGTAGGCGCGGGGCAAATCGGTCAGCCGCCTACAGAAGACGGGCAGCAATATCAAATTGACTTGCGGGCTGTGGGTAGACTTGTTGACGTGTCTCAGTTTGAAGACATGGTAATCTCGACCGCACCAGACGGAACCCTGATTAAATTGAGCGATGTAGGACGGGTAGAATTGGGGGCGCAAAACTACAGTTCGTTCCTGCGGTATCGGGGTCAAGAGGCGGTAGGGATCGGGATCTTTCCGATTCCAGGTAGCAACGATTTGGAGGTGGCACGAAATGTTAAAGCCGAAATGGAACGGCTATCTCAACAATTTCCGCCAGGGATGGAATATCAGGTAGCCTATGACACGACCTTATTTGTAGAAGAGTCCCTCAAAGAAGTCATTATTACCCTGCTCATGTCTGTGGCGCTGGTAATTGCGGTGATTTACCTGTTCTTGCAGGACTGGCGCACGACTTTGATTCCGGTTGTGACAATTCCTCTAGCTTTGATCGGCACGTTTGCTTTTGTTAAAGCGTTCAATTTCTCGATTAACTCTTTGACGTTGTTCGGTTTAACCCTTGCTACAGGGATGGTAGTAGACGATGCGATCGTTGTTGTGGAAGATATCTCTCGCTTGATTCAAGATGAGGGAATGCCACCGCGTCAAGCAGCATCAGAGGCGATGCACGAATTGTTTGGGGCAGTGATTGCAACTTCCTTGGTATTGATGGCGGTGTTTGTCCCCGTCGCCTTTTTCCCAGGAGCCACAGGACAAATTTATCGGCAATTTGCGCTGACGATCGCCTTTTCAATTACAATTTCTACCTTCTTGGCGCTGACCCTTACGCCCTCACTCGCAGGCTTGTTGCTGCGACAAAAACCACCTGCACGGGGTCCTATAGCTTGGGTATTTGGTAAGTTTAATCGCTTCCTCGATTGGACGCGCCACAAGTACGAGCGATCGCTCAGTTTCCTAACGCGGATCAAACCGATTGTTTTGGGAATATTTGTCGTCTTCTTAGGACTAACGGCATGGTTGTATCAAATTGTCCCCACCGGATTTTTACCCGATGAAGACCAAGGTTATTTCATCACCCTAATTCAAGGACCCGAAGGAGCTTCGCTGAACTACACCAGCGACGTGATGCGGAAAATCGAAACTGAATATCTGAAATTACCCGAAGTCAAAGCAACTTTTGCCGTTGGTGGTTTCGGTATTGGTGGTACGGGTAACACCGCTAACAGGGGAGCAATTTTTACCCCGCTCATACCTTGGGGCGAACGTCCAGGGGCAAATCAATCGGCAGAAGCTCTGATTAATCGGATGCGCGGTGTTGTTTCCCAATTTCCCGAAGCTAGAATTCTGCCTGTAAATCCGCCCGCAATTCGCGGTTTGGGTAGCGTCAGCGGTTTCCAATATCAACTGCAAGACCGTCAGGGAAATCTTCCTCTCAACGATCTTGTCGGCGTAATGCAACAACTGATGCAACGTGGAAATCAAACCCCTGGATTGTCAGCTGTCTTTAGTACTTTTGGGGCAAATGCGCCGCAAATGGAGATCGAGATCGATCGCAACAAAGCCAAAGCCTTACAAGTCGATGTAGACGAAATTTTAAATACCCTGCAAACATACATGGGTTCGCGCTACGTCAACGATTTCAACCTACAACGGCGGACTTATCGGGTGTACGTCCAAGCCGACAAGCAGTTTCGCTCGAATCCAGAGGATATTGGTAAATTATACGTGCGATCGAATCAAACCGATCCCGACCAGCGGCAGATGATTCCGCTGAGCAACTTGGTAAAAGTCACCCCGACTACTGGAGCGCAGTCAATTACACACTATAACCTCTTCCGCTCGATCGAACTTAACGGTTCTGCGGCTCCTGGTTTTAGTACCGGACAAGCAATGGACGCGATGGCAAAACTATCAGCGGAGGTTCTCCCAGCTAGTATGGGCTACGAGTGGTCGGGGATTTCCTTAGACGAGACAGAATCAGGTGGTCAAGCACCGATTATCTTTGCTTTAGGCTTGGTCTTCGTATTCCTAGTGCTGGCGGCTCAATACGAGAATTACGTCGATCCATTGATCATCATGCTGGCGGTTCCCCTAGCAATTTTCGGAGCGTTGTTAGCTCAGAATCTGCGGGGTTTACCGAATGATGTTTACTGTCAGGTTGGTTTGGTGATGTTGATCGGATTGGCAAGTAAAAACTCAATTCTGATTGTAGAATTTGCCAACCAATTGCGCGATCGCGGACTGTCAATTACGCAAGCAGCAATTCAAGCATCCCAGGAACGCTTGCGACCAATTTTGATGACGGCTCTTTCGACCTTATTAGGGATTTTCCCCCTAGTCATTGCCGTGGGTGCGGGGGCAAAAAGTCGTCAAGCACTTGGTACGGCAGTATTTGGCGGCATGTTCGTGGCAACGTTCTTGAGTTTGTTTGTCGTGCCAGTACTGTACATTGTTATCAGTAATTTGCGCGATCGCTTTCAATCTCGTCGTCCACCTCAGCCACCCCAGCAGTTGGAACCCAGCGATACAGATGTCAGAGTCGCTTCTGAAAGCCGATAA
- a CDS encoding aspartate aminotransferase family protein: protein MELATTTNLPSSDLDAFWMPFTANRQFKASPRLLVAAEGMYYTTSDGRQIIDGTAGLWCVNAGHGRREIADAVQKQVMQLDFAPTFQMGHPAPFELATRLVELLPGDLNRVFFTNSGSESVDTALKIAIAYHRLKGQGARQRLIGRERGYHGVNFGGTAVGGTGANRKLFGNIVTGIDHLSHTHNLEHNAFTRGQPKWGEHLANELDRLVTLHDASTIAAVIVEPVAGSTGVLLPPVGYLQKLRQICDKHGILLIFDEVITGFGRLGKPFAADYFGVIPDIITVAKGITNATVPMGAVFVREEIYQTFVQGIENGIEFFHGYTYSGHPVACAASLATLDIYKKEGLLTRVSEIADYWENAVHSLRGLPHVIDLRNLGLVGAIELESIPGKPGARGYETFVKCYQQGALVRAAGDNIALSPPLIIEKQHIDELFGVVTDVLKQLA from the coding sequence ATGGAATTAGCAACTACTACCAATCTTCCCAGCAGCGATTTAGATGCCTTTTGGATGCCGTTTACGGCTAATCGTCAGTTCAAGGCTAGTCCCCGTTTGTTAGTGGCGGCTGAGGGGATGTATTACACCACATCTGACGGACGGCAGATAATTGATGGTACGGCGGGGTTATGGTGCGTCAATGCGGGTCACGGTCGCCGAGAAATTGCCGATGCGGTACAAAAACAGGTAATGCAGTTGGATTTTGCTCCGACGTTTCAGATGGGACATCCAGCACCGTTTGAATTGGCAACACGGCTAGTAGAACTGTTACCTGGAGATTTGAATCGCGTCTTTTTTACGAATTCTGGTTCGGAATCTGTCGATACGGCTTTGAAAATTGCGATCGCCTATCATCGGCTTAAAGGTCAAGGGGCGCGGCAAAGACTAATTGGTAGAGAACGCGGCTATCACGGGGTCAATTTTGGTGGTACGGCGGTGGGAGGCACGGGAGCAAACCGCAAGTTATTCGGCAACATCGTAACTGGAATCGATCATTTATCCCACACTCATAATTTAGAACATAACGCCTTTACTCGCGGACAACCTAAGTGGGGCGAGCATTTAGCTAACGAGTTAGATCGGTTGGTAACGTTACACGATGCCTCAACCATTGCTGCTGTTATTGTGGAACCAGTTGCAGGATCGACAGGAGTTTTGCTACCACCAGTCGGATATTTGCAAAAGTTACGCCAAATTTGCGATAAACACGGCATTTTACTGATTTTTGATGAAGTGATTACGGGTTTTGGACGTTTGGGTAAGCCATTTGCTGCTGATTATTTTGGAGTCATACCAGACATAATTACGGTGGCAAAAGGAATTACCAACGCGACTGTGCCGATGGGAGCGGTATTCGTGCGCGAGGAAATCTATCAAACCTTTGTCCAGGGAATAGAAAACGGGATTGAATTTTTCCACGGCTACACCTACTCCGGTCATCCCGTCGCCTGTGCTGCGTCTCTGGCTACGTTAGATATATACAAAAAAGAAGGATTGCTGACTCGCGTATCAGAAATTGCGGATTACTGGGAAAATGCCGTCCACAGTTTGCGCGGTTTACCCCATGTTATCGATTTACGCAATTTGGGATTGGTAGGAGCGATCGAACTAGAATCAATTCCAGGCAAACCAGGAGCAAGGGGATATGAAACTTTTGTCAAATGCTATCAGCAAGGGGCATTAGTCAGAGCAGCGGGAGATAATATTGCGCTGTCGCCACCGCTGATTATTGAAAAGCAGCATATCGACGAACTATTTGGCGTGGTAACGGATGTGTTGAAGCAATTAGCGTGA
- the recR gene encoding recombination mediator RecR encodes MAGDKTTVYARPLARLIEQLQRLPGVGPKTAQRLALHILKRPEAEVEALAQALLEAKKQVGLCKVCFHLSAEPVCEICRNSNRDNNTICVVADSRDVIALEKTREYHGKYHVLGGVISPMDGIGPEQLTVQSLVQRVSQQQPKEVILAIGPSVEGETTTLYVGQLLKPFTKVTRIAFGLPVGGDLEYADEVTLARALEGRRELD; translated from the coding sequence ATCGCAGGAGATAAAACCACGGTTTACGCACGTCCTTTGGCTCGTTTGATCGAGCAGTTGCAGCGCTTGCCAGGAGTCGGTCCCAAGACCGCTCAGCGCCTTGCTCTACATATTTTGAAGCGTCCAGAAGCAGAAGTTGAAGCCTTAGCACAGGCTTTGTTAGAAGCAAAAAAACAAGTGGGTTTGTGTAAAGTTTGCTTTCATCTCTCAGCCGAACCCGTTTGCGAGATCTGCCGTAACTCTAACCGCGACAATAATACAATTTGTGTTGTGGCTGACTCCCGCGACGTGATTGCTTTGGAAAAAACTAGAGAATATCACGGCAAATATCACGTTTTGGGGGGAGTCATTTCACCGATGGATGGCATCGGACCCGAACAGCTAACAGTTCAATCACTGGTACAACGGGTGAGTCAACAACAACCCAAGGAAGTGATTTTAGCAATTGGTCCTAGCGTGGAAGGAGAGACGACAACGCTGTATGTCGGTCAACTCCTCAAACCATTCACAAAAGTGACGCGAATCGCCTTTGGTTTACCCGTAGGTGGCGATTTAGAATACGCTGACGAGGTGACGTTAGCAAGAGCTTTAGAAGGGCGGCGGGAACTAGATTAG
- a CDS encoding PstS family phosphate ABC transporter substrate-binding protein, translated as MFEKSNQTPLKKNKDVVLLIKGLIIGKVLTLLVIGGLLWWLKPQLWSSATATNQTSENPVATTNGSTYDRTTGVPSGTFNYGGSAAWIPIRQVVDAQIQQARPELQLRYIQPPNGNLSSSVGIQMLLDGKLDFAHSSRPLTAAEKALAQKQGLTLAEIPIAMDGIAAVVHPSLQISGLTVEQLQQIYQGKITNWSQLGGENLPIVPYTRHPQDGSPVAIFSTSEQAFGTNVRSVNSTTAALRLVNQTPGAIYYASARAVVHQCGVKPIPLGENSDRFVALYREPLSQPCPNQRHQPNLAAFADGSYPLTRNLYAIVKQDGGRAQQAGEAYTKLLLSDQGQQAIRQAGFVQAAASTAQNKPTN; from the coding sequence ATGTTTGAAAAATCTAATCAGACTCCACTCAAGAAAAATAAAGATGTTGTCCTATTAATTAAAGGATTAATTATTGGCAAAGTTCTGACCTTGCTGGTTATTGGTGGTTTGTTGTGGTGGCTAAAACCTCAATTGTGGAGCAGCGCTACTGCTACAAATCAAACTTCAGAAAATCCAGTAGCAACAACAAATGGTTCTACCTACGATCGCACGACAGGTGTACCATCAGGTACGTTTAACTATGGTGGTAGTGCTGCATGGATACCAATCCGCCAAGTGGTTGACGCTCAGATTCAGCAAGCACGCCCAGAACTTCAATTGCGCTATATCCAGCCGCCTAATGGTAATTTGAGTTCTAGTGTGGGAATACAGATGTTGCTCGACGGGAAATTAGATTTTGCCCACTCCTCTCGTCCGCTAACAGCAGCAGAAAAAGCACTGGCACAAAAGCAAGGATTGACACTGGCAGAAATTCCAATTGCGATGGATGGGATCGCCGCCGTCGTTCATCCCTCTTTGCAAATCTCTGGCTTAACCGTAGAGCAGTTGCAGCAAATTTATCAAGGCAAAATTACCAACTGGAGTCAGTTAGGTGGGGAAAACTTGCCAATCGTACCATACACTCGTCATCCTCAAGATGGTAGTCCGGTTGCAATCTTTTCTACGTCAGAGCAAGCTTTTGGGACAAACGTGCGCTCTGTCAACTCCACAACAGCCGCCTTGCGTTTAGTTAATCAGACTCCAGGTGCAATCTATTATGCTTCTGCCCGTGCGGTCGTGCATCAATGCGGGGTCAAGCCAATTCCCTTGGGAGAGAATAGCGATCGCTTCGTCGCTCTCTATCGCGAACCGCTATCTCAACCTTGCCCTAATCAGCGTCATCAACCAAACTTAGCAGCTTTTGCTGATGGCAGCTACCCCCTAACTCGTAATTTATACGCGATCGTCAAGCAAGATGGAGGTAGGGCGCAACAAGCAGGAGAGGCTTACACCAAACTCCTCCTTTCTGACCAAGGACAACAAGCCATCCGACAAGCTGGCTTCGTGCAAGCAGCAGCCTCCACCGCACAAAACAAACCAACTAACTAA